TCGAGTTGCAGGCGGCGTATTTTGGTGGTGGAGCCGAGCTTGGACTGCCAAATGCGGGCGAAGGGATGGCCGGTCTTGTCGAGGAAGACGACGTCGACGTTATTTTGGATGGCCAGCTCGACCGCGTCGGTGGAGAGCGAGGCGCCGGTGGTAATGAGGATGCTGCGCACCTTCTTGGCGGAGACCAGGCGTTTCTCATCGCCGGCCTTGACCTCGAAGCAGTCCCCGGTCTTGCCGAGATAGGCGCCGAAGGTATTCAGTACCAATTGCATGGCGGCAATCTCTCCTCAGATTTGCGGCCCGCGCTGGTTCATGGCTGTGTGCCCTTCAAATGATGACCTCCGTGGCTTCGTGCTCAGCGCCAGCCGCGGCCAAGCCCATTTCGGGGCAATAGTCCTCCGGTTTTCGGAGCAGCCACAGCCACTCGTTGACAGGGTCGGCGATTTGCTGGGCCACCTGTCTAGGGACCGGGACGGTGAAACAATGGACGAGTGCCAAGATCCGCTTCCGATCTTCGAACGAGTGCTCGCCATGTCGGTGGCTGCGGGAGAGCAAGTCAAGCAGCTGCGTCGGGCCCTCGGGGGCGTAGTCCGCGAGCATTCGTTCTGCATAGCGGGGCACCATCTCGGTCCCACAGGGGACAAAGACTTCCACGCGCGAATAGTCGTGCGCGAAGGGTTCCAGTCCCGCAAGCTCTGACCAGAGACCCCGTGCCGCCCTCTCCAATCGCTGCAGGCACGCCTCATAGCGGTTCTCCTGCCAGCAGCGCGAGAGGTAGGTACCGAGGAGTGAGGCCACGCTGCTTTCGGAGAAGGAGTGGTGCTCGGACAGGAGGGCGTCCGTCTGTCGTCGGGAAGTTTCGTCCCGGTAGACCAGGAGGCGTGAATCTTTGCCGTTGGAGCGGTGATAGGGGCACACCTCGACGATGCCTGTCTGGCCCTCGCCGTGGCGATTCGCTCTGCCAGCAACCTGGGCGACTGCGGGGAACACGGGGAGGGCGCGGAGTATGCGCTCGAAGCTCAAGTCGACCCCTGCCTCCAGCATCTGCGTGCATACCACCACCGTAGGCTGGTTGTGCTCCAGGCGCTGGCGGATCTCCTGGATACGCGCCCGCTTGTGGCCGGGTAACATGATGGCGGTCAGCAGGGTGCACTGGTGTTCGAGATCCGCCGCGCGCAGGTGACGATAAACTTCCACTGCATCGGCCACTGTGTTGACTACCACGGCCAGCGCCTGGTGT
The window above is part of the Calditrichota bacterium genome. Proteins encoded here:
- a CDS encoding CRISPR-associated endonuclease Cas1; translation: MQLVLNTFGAYLGKTGDCFEVKAGDEKRLVSAKKVRSILITTGASLSTDAVELAIQNNVDVVFLDKTGHPFARIWQSKLGSTTKIRRLQL